A genomic stretch from Candidatus Hydrogenisulfobacillus filiaventi includes:
- a CDS encoding conserved protein of unknown function (Evidence 4 : Unknown function but conserved in other organisms) encodes MLMRLWVWLQSLKQEREGQAMVEYALIIALVAIVVIFALTTLGKNVNNTLTNIANSVNG; translated from the coding sequence ATGCTGATGCGTCTTTGGGTCTGGCTGCAGAGCCTGAAGCAGGAGCGGGAAGGCCAGGCCATGGTCGAGTACGCCCTCATCATCGCGCTGGTGGCTATTGTGGTAATTTTTGCCCTGACGACCCTCGGAAAAAACGTGAACAACACCTTAACTAATATAGCCAATTCGGTGAACGGCTAG
- a CDS encoding Pilus assembly protein CpaE has translation MYTAYVVATDSLRDALAGAIRSFPGAVLNGASRNLRQGLEECAQDPPGVLVLDDQVLEENIGLVEHLAQLPYPLVLVAGRPDAETTRRALLIRARDVVFADSWRSELEGVLTRVARPLEGESGPGKVVAVFSSKGGVGKTTIAVNLGIAIAQQTRRPTAIIDLDLQFGDVAPLVGDAPRATIHTLVTDGPIDRAHLERVMSPVAGTPAAILPAPLEPQEAEDVRADQVVRILQLLRQHYSYVIIDTAPGYTEVNVAALDFADLILLVCMPDVVTLRTVSQALRLFLEGFRYPKEKVRVVLNRAGSHTGVEAPEIAAALGTPVDYLLPSDGAWPVKASNQGRPLVLLEPHSLFAEAIGDLARDLTGRGDNPAPAVPVPEPRKPWWQLGRRAAKAPDGSAPGMGR, from the coding sequence ATGTACACCGCCTACGTGGTGGCCACCGACAGCCTGCGGGATGCCCTGGCGGGGGCCATCCGCTCCTTCCCGGGGGCAGTCTTGAACGGGGCGTCGCGTAACCTGCGCCAGGGGTTGGAGGAGTGTGCCCAGGACCCGCCGGGGGTGCTGGTGCTGGATGACCAGGTGCTGGAGGAGAACATCGGCCTGGTCGAGCACCTGGCCCAGCTGCCGTACCCGCTGGTGCTGGTGGCGGGCCGGCCGGACGCGGAGACCACGCGACGGGCGCTCCTCATCCGGGCCCGGGATGTGGTGTTTGCCGACAGCTGGCGAAGCGAACTGGAGGGGGTGCTGACCCGGGTGGCCCGGCCCCTGGAGGGGGAGAGCGGCCCGGGCAAGGTGGTGGCGGTCTTCTCCTCCAAGGGCGGCGTCGGCAAGACCACCATCGCGGTCAATCTGGGCATCGCCATTGCCCAGCAGACCCGGCGCCCGACCGCCATCATCGACCTCGACCTGCAGTTCGGGGATGTGGCCCCGCTGGTGGGCGACGCCCCCCGCGCCACCATCCACACCCTGGTTACCGACGGTCCCATCGACCGGGCCCACCTGGAGCGGGTGATGAGCCCGGTGGCGGGGACCCCGGCTGCCATCCTGCCCGCACCCCTGGAACCGCAGGAGGCGGAGGACGTGCGGGCCGACCAGGTGGTGCGCATCCTGCAGCTGCTGCGCCAGCACTATTCCTATGTCATCATCGACACCGCCCCCGGCTACACCGAGGTGAACGTGGCCGCGCTGGACTTTGCTGACCTCATCCTCCTGGTCTGCATGCCGGATGTGGTTACGCTGCGCACGGTCAGCCAGGCCCTGCGCCTGTTCCTGGAAGGGTTCCGTTATCCCAAGGAGAAGGTGCGAGTGGTGCTGAACCGGGCCGGGTCCCACACCGGGGTGGAGGCGCCGGAGATCGCGGCCGCGCTCGGGACGCCGGTGGATTACCTGCTGCCCAGCGACGGCGCCTGGCCGGTCAAGGCCTCCAACCAGGGGCGGCCGCTGGTGCTGCTGGAGCCGCATTCGCTCTTCGCTGAGGCCATCGGCGACCTGGCCCGTGACCTGACCGGGCGGGGGGACAATCCTGCCCCGGCGGTGCCGGTGCCGGAGCCGCGCAAGCCCTGGTGGCAGCTGGGCCGGCGGGCGGCCAAGGCACCGGACGGGAGTGCGCCCGGGATGGGACGCTAA
- a CDS encoding Cupin — protein MGKPEAGGITRVDKPWGYEVWWAVTGRYAGKILHVEAGQSLSLQYHRVKEESMYCLAGEGILELDGRRRPFRAGQAVHIPPGTRHRLQAVTALEVVEVSSPELEDVVRLADRYGRADSPASLSEPQS, from the coding sequence ATGGGCAAGCCTGAAGCGGGCGGGATCACCCGTGTCGACAAGCCGTGGGGCTATGAGGTGTGGTGGGCGGTCACCGGCCGCTACGCCGGCAAGATCCTGCATGTGGAGGCCGGCCAGAGCCTCAGTCTCCAGTACCATCGCGTGAAAGAGGAAAGCATGTACTGCCTGGCCGGGGAAGGCATCCTGGAGCTGGACGGCCGCCGCCGGCCCTTCCGGGCCGGGCAGGCGGTGCACATCCCGCCCGGCACCCGTCACCGCCTGCAGGCGGTGACCGCCCTGGAGGTGGTGGAGGTCTCCTCCCCCGAACTGGAGGATGTGGTCCGGCTGGCCGATCGCTACGGGCGGGCGGACAGCCCCGCCTCGCTGTCCGAGCCCCAGTCCTAG
- a CDS encoding conserved membrane protein of unknown function (Evidence 4 : Unknown function but conserved in other organisms), whose amino-acid sequence MWWALFDNEWRKLWARRGRLLVAGTLALAALTVFATWRGQAAQEANLRQQAALNARALAALRARAAAAPPAQQTLIHEQEAAMAANLVNLEGVPVRQQLQEDRRLARHAPRGQAGALEETVALDRYRLAHGIIRLRPWHTGAWRLAGLVLTGPAILGYALLALGVTADLVAGEVQDGTLSFLFLHGQRRGAIYLAKLATGITAGWGSLAGGSLLTWLGAALLVGTGSPWAPHVVGARLVKVTGSFPPVQPAGPPFPILPQWAFDLWALVLALVAAGVWVAVVLALSRLTRSVTVTLVLGTAGLIGGLFLSLAGWAGLLSPTVHLAPMADWDGSTAGVCGIPAAGLPLGLGVLAGWGLAALAYGWSRFGRLEP is encoded by the coding sequence ATGTGGTGGGCGCTCTTCGACAATGAGTGGCGCAAGCTGTGGGCGCGGCGGGGACGGCTCCTGGTGGCGGGCACCCTGGCGCTGGCGGCGCTGACCGTGTTCGCTACCTGGCGGGGGCAGGCGGCGCAGGAGGCCAACCTGCGCCAGCAGGCGGCCCTCAATGCCCGGGCCCTGGCCGCCCTTCGCGCCCGGGCGGCGGCCGCCCCCCCGGCGCAGCAGACCCTTATCCATGAGCAGGAGGCGGCCATGGCGGCCAACCTGGTCAACCTGGAAGGGGTGCCGGTCCGGCAGCAGCTGCAGGAGGACCGCCGCCTGGCCCGCCACGCGCCGCGCGGTCAGGCCGGGGCCCTGGAGGAGACGGTGGCCCTGGACCGCTACCGCCTGGCCCACGGCATCATCCGGCTCCGCCCCTGGCACACCGGCGCCTGGCGTCTGGCCGGGCTGGTGCTGACGGGTCCCGCCATCCTGGGCTACGCCCTGCTGGCCTTGGGTGTGACCGCCGACCTGGTGGCGGGGGAGGTGCAGGACGGCACCCTCAGCTTTCTCTTCCTGCACGGGCAGCGGCGGGGGGCCATCTACCTGGCCAAGCTGGCGACCGGCATCACGGCGGGGTGGGGGAGCCTGGCCGGCGGCAGCCTCCTCACCTGGCTGGGGGCCGCACTGCTGGTGGGCACGGGCAGCCCCTGGGCCCCGCACGTGGTGGGGGCGCGGCTGGTGAAGGTCACCGGCTCCTTCCCCCCGGTACAGCCCGCGGGCCCGCCCTTCCCCATCCTGCCCCAGTGGGCCTTCGACCTCTGGGCGCTGGTGCTGGCGCTGGTGGCGGCGGGGGTGTGGGTGGCGGTGGTGCTGGCCCTTTCCCGGCTTACCCGCTCGGTCACCGTTACCCTCGTGCTGGGCACAGCGGGTTTGATCGGGGGGCTGTTCCTGAGCCTGGCGGGGTGGGCCGGTCTGTTGAGCCCGACGGTCCACCTGGCGCCGATGGCCGACTGGGACGGCAGCACCGCCGGCGTCTGCGGCATCCCCGCCGCGGGCCTGCCCCTGGGCCTGGGCGTGCTGGCCGGCTGGGGCCTGGCGGCGCTGGCTTACGGCTGGAGCCGCTTCGGGCGCCTGGAACCCTGA
- a CDS encoding Type II/IV secretion system ATP hydrolase TadA/VirB11/CpaF, TadA subfamily, producing MSLKSRLNRNQQAQAFRTVTQSSRSGEREEVDYLAQRFLALKERVQNALSDQAEQLENLPRAELAARIGAVLDQTDVLPAEREPLTRILIDEITGYGPVQPLLDDPAVSEIMINGPKQVYIERNGRLELTQVRFRDAAHLKATLEKMLAYSGRRVDEASPMVDARLPDGSRLNAVIQPVSVLGDTITIRKFSARPFTMNDLIRLGTLSDGMAQFLEMAVRGKLNILVSGGTGSGKTTMLNALSGYIPEDERIITIEDAAELQLQQAHRVSLEARPPNIEGKGEITIRTLVRNALRMRPDRILVGEVRGGEALDMLQAMNTGHEGSLTTIHANSPRDALSRLETMVLMAGAELPLAAIRQQIASAIDLIVQEARLQDGSRKVVQITEVVGMEGGIITTQDLFALEQTGVDSAGHIQGSFRALGLRPVHYERLRRQGIEVPLALFGV from the coding sequence ATGTCGCTCAAATCGCGCTTGAACCGCAACCAGCAGGCCCAGGCCTTCCGCACCGTGACCCAGAGCAGCCGCAGCGGGGAGCGGGAGGAGGTCGACTACCTGGCCCAGCGCTTCCTGGCCTTGAAGGAGCGGGTGCAGAACGCCCTGTCCGACCAGGCCGAACAGCTGGAGAATCTGCCGCGGGCCGAGCTCGCCGCCCGCATCGGGGCGGTGCTCGACCAGACCGACGTGCTGCCGGCGGAGCGGGAACCGCTCACCCGTATCCTGATTGATGAGATCACCGGCTACGGGCCCGTCCAGCCCCTGCTGGACGACCCGGCGGTGAGCGAGATCATGATCAACGGCCCCAAGCAGGTGTACATCGAGCGCAACGGCCGTTTGGAGCTGACGCAGGTGCGCTTCCGGGACGCGGCCCATCTGAAGGCCACCCTGGAAAAGATGCTGGCCTATTCCGGGCGGCGGGTGGACGAGGCCAGTCCCATGGTGGACGCCCGGCTGCCGGACGGTTCGCGCCTCAATGCGGTCATCCAGCCGGTGTCGGTGCTGGGGGATACCATTACCATCCGCAAGTTTTCCGCCCGGCCTTTTACCATGAACGACCTCATCCGGCTGGGCACCCTGTCCGACGGGATGGCGCAGTTCCTGGAAATGGCGGTGCGGGGCAAGCTCAACATCCTGGTCTCCGGCGGCACCGGCTCTGGGAAAACCACCATGTTGAACGCCCTCTCAGGCTACATCCCCGAGGATGAGCGCATCATCACCATCGAGGATGCCGCGGAATTGCAGCTGCAGCAGGCGCACCGGGTGTCCCTGGAGGCCCGCCCTCCCAACATTGAGGGCAAGGGAGAGATCACCATCCGCACTCTGGTGCGCAACGCCCTGCGGATGCGCCCCGACCGCATCCTGGTGGGGGAGGTGCGGGGCGGGGAGGCCCTCGACATGCTGCAGGCCATGAATACCGGTCATGAAGGCTCCCTGACCACCATCCACGCCAACTCCCCCCGGGATGCCCTCTCCCGGCTGGAGACCATGGTGCTGATGGCAGGGGCCGAACTGCCGCTGGCCGCCATCCGGCAGCAGATCGCATCCGCCATCGACCTCATCGTCCAGGAGGCCCGCCTGCAGGACGGGTCCCGCAAGGTGGTGCAGATCACTGAGGTGGTGGGGATGGAGGGCGGCATCATCACCACCCAGGACCTGTTCGCCCTCGAGCAGACGGGGGTGGATAGCGCCGGCCATATTCAGGGCAGCTTCCGGGCCCTGGGTCTGCGGCCGGTCCATTACGAGCGCCTGCGCCGCCAGGGCATCGAGGTGCCCCTGGCGCTGTTCGGGGTCTAG
- a CDS encoding ABC transporter ATP-binding protein, whose product MTDGAGEPVLELEGVGRRFGRRWVVEEVSFTVGRGEVCALLGPNGAGKTTTLRMILGLLAPHRGEIRIHGIPVRTRRAQALAEVGAIVEEARFYPYLTGMENVRQALRMRGLPADPDTVRARMAQAGLDGAAAERRVSGYSLGMRQRLALALALVQDPSILILDEPMNGLDPAGMRDFREHLRRLAAGGMTVLLSSHLLAEVEQVAHRLVFLERGRVTAVEAAGGGTQQLRLRVEPAAAAAAWLEARGRPVTADGDALRVAWEAEAVPDLVRELIGQGWAVYEVTPVRASLESRYLARTGGRREEDGDVVGALRQ is encoded by the coding sequence ATGACGGACGGGGCCGGGGAGCCGGTACTGGAGCTGGAGGGCGTCGGCCGCCGCTTCGGTCGGCGGTGGGTGGTGGAGGAGGTGTCCTTTACGGTGGGGCGGGGCGAGGTGTGTGCCCTGCTGGGGCCCAACGGGGCGGGCAAGACCACCACCCTGCGGATGATCCTGGGCCTGCTGGCCCCGCATCGCGGGGAAATCCGGATCCACGGCATCCCGGTGCGCACCCGCCGGGCCCAGGCCCTGGCCGAGGTGGGGGCCATCGTGGAGGAAGCCCGCTTCTATCCCTATCTGACCGGCATGGAGAACGTCCGCCAGGCCCTGCGCATGCGGGGGCTACCGGCGGACCCGGACACGGTACGGGCGCGCATGGCGCAGGCGGGGCTGGACGGGGCGGCAGCCGAACGCCGGGTGAGCGGGTACTCGCTGGGCATGCGCCAGCGCCTGGCCCTGGCCCTGGCCCTGGTGCAGGACCCCTCCATCCTCATCCTGGACGAGCCCATGAACGGGTTGGACCCCGCCGGCATGCGCGACTTCCGGGAGCACCTGCGGCGGCTGGCGGCGGGAGGCATGACCGTGCTGCTGTCGAGCCACCTGCTGGCGGAGGTGGAGCAGGTGGCGCACCGGCTGGTGTTCCTGGAAAGGGGCCGGGTAACGGCGGTGGAGGCGGCCGGGGGCGGGACGCAACAGCTGCGGTTGCGGGTGGAGCCGGCTGCGGCCGCGGCCGCGTGGCTGGAGGCCCGGGGCCGGCCGGTCACGGCCGACGGGGATGCCCTGCGCGTGGCCTGGGAAGCGGAAGCGGTGCCGGACCTTGTCCGGGAGCTCATCGGCCAGGGTTGGGCGGTCTATGAGGTCACCCCGGTGCGGGCCAGCCTGGAGAGCCGGTACCTGGCCCGGACCGGCGGCCGGCGGGAGGAGGACGGGGATGTGGTGGGCGCTCTTCGACAATGA
- the agl gene encoding UDP-sulfoquinovose synthase has protein sequence MKVLVLGGDGYLGWPTALYLSRRGHEVGVVDNFARRQYDFELGAESLVPIASLQERIRVWQAVSGRVITPFIGDLTDAEFVYRVFREFEPEAIVHFGEQRSAPYSMIDRRHAVYTQVNNVVGTLNVLYAMAEINPAVHLVKLGSMGEYGTPNIDIEEGFLEVTHNGRRDVLPYPKQPGSMYHLSKVHDSHNILFACRNWGLRSTDLNQGIVYGQVTEETAQDPRLATRLDYDAVFGTVLNRFIIQAVLGHPLTVYGQGGQTRGMLDIRDTVRCIEIALENPPAPGEYRVFNQFVEEFSVKQLAELVARLWPGGARIDYLPNPRTEADSHYYNARHTKLMDLGLKPHLLSETLIESLFEVVERHKDRVNWEAIRPTVDWRRTHNAVGQVGMPVSRG, from the coding sequence GTGAAGGTGCTGGTATTGGGTGGCGACGGGTACCTGGGCTGGCCGACAGCGTTGTATCTGTCCCGGCGCGGGCATGAGGTGGGGGTGGTGGACAACTTCGCCCGCCGCCAGTACGACTTCGAGCTGGGGGCGGAAAGCCTGGTGCCCATCGCCTCCCTGCAGGAGCGCATCCGGGTCTGGCAGGCGGTCAGCGGGCGGGTCATCACCCCCTTCATCGGCGACCTCACCGACGCCGAATTCGTCTACCGGGTCTTCCGGGAATTCGAGCCCGAGGCCATCGTCCATTTCGGGGAGCAGCGCTCGGCGCCTTATTCCATGATTGACCGCCGGCACGCCGTCTACACCCAGGTCAACAACGTGGTGGGCACCCTGAACGTCCTGTACGCCATGGCCGAGATCAACCCGGCCGTGCACCTGGTCAAGCTGGGGTCGATGGGCGAATACGGTACCCCCAACATCGACATTGAGGAAGGCTTCCTCGAGGTCACCCACAACGGCCGCCGCGACGTCCTGCCCTACCCCAAGCAGCCGGGTTCCATGTACCACCTCTCCAAGGTGCACGACAGCCACAACATCCTGTTTGCCTGCCGCAACTGGGGGCTGCGCTCCACCGACCTCAACCAGGGCATCGTCTACGGCCAGGTGACGGAGGAGACGGCCCAGGATCCCCGCCTGGCCACGCGTCTGGACTATGACGCCGTCTTCGGCACCGTCCTCAATCGCTTCATCATCCAGGCCGTGCTGGGGCACCCTCTCACCGTCTATGGGCAGGGCGGGCAGACGCGGGGGATGCTCGACATCCGGGACACCGTGCGCTGCATCGAGATTGCGCTCGAGAACCCGCCCGCGCCGGGGGAATACCGGGTCTTCAACCAGTTTGTGGAGGAGTTCTCGGTCAAGCAGCTGGCGGAGCTGGTGGCCCGCCTGTGGCCGGGCGGGGCCCGTATCGACTACCTGCCCAACCCCCGCACCGAAGCCGATTCCCACTATTACAACGCCCGCCACACCAAGCTCATGGACCTGGGACTGAAACCCCACCTGTTGTCCGAGACCTTGATCGAGTCGCTGTTTGAGGTGGTCGAACGGCACAAGGATCGGGTAAACTGGGAAGCCATCAGGCCTACTGTCGACTGGCGGCGGACGCACAACGCGGTGGGCCAGGTCGGCATGCCGGTGTCGCGCGGGTAG
- the mrp gene encoding Iron-sulfur cluster carrier protein, which yields MPTVTKEAVLAALDRVEDPELKASIVALNMVRGIGFPAAGTVEVEIALTVAGCPLQDRIREDAERALLALPGVETVRVRLSVMEEEDRRRAWASAYAASQARAGARQAAPAAEGGGAPPKAPKAPVATGLQLGPIPGQDPWAGTMLDAKNPTTIIGVASGKGGVGKSTVTANLAVAVRRLGYRVGVMDMDVYGFSQGRMFGAHGTARVNAQQKILPWHVHDVSLVSMGMFIGEDQAVIWRGPMLGKLMEQFFGDVAWPELDYLFIDLPPGTGDVALDIAQRVRKAQLVLVTTPQEVATHVARRAADVARRAQQTLLGVIENMSYARCPDGTRFPLFGEGGGQRLADELKVPLLGQIPLETHVRESGDKGKPAVVVAADSEAGQAFLAIARKLVELTPARAAAQQ from the coding sequence GTGCCGACGGTGACCAAGGAAGCGGTCCTGGCCGCCCTGGATCGGGTGGAGGATCCCGAACTCAAGGCCAGCATCGTGGCGCTCAACATGGTGCGCGGAATCGGTTTCCCGGCCGCGGGGACGGTGGAGGTGGAGATCGCCCTTACCGTGGCCGGCTGCCCGCTGCAGGACCGCATCCGCGAGGACGCCGAGCGGGCGCTGCTGGCCCTGCCCGGGGTGGAGACCGTCCGGGTCCGGCTGTCGGTCATGGAGGAGGAGGACCGGCGGCGCGCCTGGGCCTCCGCGTATGCCGCCTCCCAGGCCCGGGCCGGGGCCCGGCAGGCGGCGCCGGCCGCGGAAGGCGGCGGGGCCCCGCCCAAGGCCCCCAAGGCCCCGGTGGCCACCGGCCTGCAGCTGGGTCCCATCCCCGGCCAGGACCCCTGGGCCGGCACCATGCTCGACGCCAAGAACCCCACCACCATCATCGGGGTGGCCAGCGGCAAGGGCGGGGTGGGCAAGTCCACCGTCACCGCCAACCTGGCAGTGGCCGTCCGCCGCCTGGGCTACCGGGTGGGGGTCATGGACATGGATGTCTACGGCTTCAGCCAGGGCCGCATGTTCGGGGCCCACGGCACCGCGCGCGTGAACGCCCAGCAGAAGATCCTGCCCTGGCACGTGCACGACGTCTCCCTGGTCTCGATGGGCATGTTCATCGGGGAGGACCAGGCGGTCATCTGGCGCGGGCCCATGCTGGGCAAGCTCATGGAGCAGTTCTTCGGCGATGTGGCCTGGCCCGAGCTCGACTACCTCTTCATCGACCTGCCCCCCGGGACCGGCGACGTGGCCCTCGACATCGCCCAGCGGGTGCGCAAGGCTCAGCTGGTGCTGGTCACCACCCCCCAGGAGGTGGCCACCCACGTGGCCCGGCGGGCGGCCGATGTGGCCCGGCGCGCCCAGCAGACCCTCTTGGGCGTGATCGAGAACATGTCCTACGCCCGTTGCCCGGACGGTACCCGGTTCCCCCTCTTCGGGGAGGGAGGCGGCCAGCGCCTGGCCGACGAGCTGAAGGTACCGCTGCTGGGCCAGATCCCGCTGGAGACGCATGTGCGGGAGTCGGGGGATAAGGGCAAACCGGCGGTGGTGGTGGCGGCCGATTCCGAAGCCGGCCAGGCCTTCCTCGCCATCGCCCGCAAGCTGGTGGAGCTGACGCCCGCGCGCGCCGCCGCCCAGCAGTAA
- the yitW gene encoding Fe-S protein maturation auxiliary factor YitW → MVTEEDVLTVLKEVSDPEIGLNVVDLGLVYGIDIEEDGKVFVRLTLTAPGCPLHETISRAAEMAIETLDGVKEAHVEVVWDPPWTPDLISDEGRRLLGL, encoded by the coding sequence GTGGTCACCGAGGAAGACGTGCTCACGGTCCTCAAGGAGGTCTCGGACCCCGAGATCGGCCTTAACGTCGTAGATTTGGGTCTGGTTTACGGCATCGACATCGAGGAGGACGGCAAGGTCTTCGTCCGCCTCACCCTCACCGCCCCCGGCTGCCCCCTGCATGAGACCATCAGCCGGGCGGCAGAGATGGCCATCGAAACCCTGGACGGGGTCAAGGAGGCGCACGTCGAGGTGGTCTGGGACCCGCCGTGGACGCCTGACCTCATCTCCGACGAGGGCCGCCGCCTGCTGGGCCTGTAA
- a CDS encoding Flp pilus assembly protein TadB, translating to MGAAAPGVLTALWVLALGLGWAGWRSWQDRKAVRRRLARLVRGSRVELPWWRQAVERYRRRWRRSQRAASLHLRAEEYWGAIALAVLVPGLLGLLWRGPAGGLILALAGGGGTVAWFRARQARWFAQGEAELPEFFRGVSSAMRAGSSLPQALALVAEETPEPLKGEVERVLRRQSLGYGFDEVLTELAERLPSRDLNLAVTAIMVQREVGGSLATVLDSIVEAIVDRQRLRNEIRTLTAQGRLSGWILTLLPPALGLAIWFLDPAYLLPFLSARAGLLTLVYVVVSLALGFYVIRLIIRRTGG from the coding sequence ATGGGCGCCGCGGCCCCGGGGGTGCTGACCGCCCTGTGGGTGCTGGCCCTGGGCCTGGGTTGGGCGGGCTGGCGCAGCTGGCAGGACCGCAAGGCGGTGCGCCGGCGGCTGGCCCGGTTAGTGCGGGGCAGCCGGGTGGAGCTGCCCTGGTGGCGGCAGGCGGTCGAGCGCTACCGCCGGCGCTGGCGTCGCAGCCAGCGTGCGGCCTCGCTGCATCTGCGGGCCGAGGAGTACTGGGGGGCCATCGCTCTCGCGGTGCTGGTGCCTGGGCTGTTGGGCCTGCTCTGGCGGGGTCCGGCCGGGGGCCTCATCCTGGCCCTGGCCGGCGGGGGCGGCACCGTGGCCTGGTTCCGGGCCCGGCAGGCGCGCTGGTTCGCGCAGGGGGAGGCGGAGCTGCCGGAATTCTTCCGGGGGGTGTCGAGCGCCATGCGGGCGGGTTCCTCCCTGCCCCAGGCCCTGGCCCTGGTGGCGGAGGAGACCCCGGAGCCGCTCAAGGGCGAGGTGGAGCGGGTCCTGCGGCGGCAGTCCCTGGGGTACGGCTTCGACGAGGTCCTGACGGAACTGGCGGAACGCCTGCCCTCCCGGGACCTGAACCTGGCGGTGACCGCCATCATGGTGCAGCGGGAGGTGGGGGGATCCCTGGCGACGGTGCTGGACAGCATCGTGGAGGCCATCGTCGACCGCCAGCGGCTGCGCAATGAGATCCGGACCCTTACCGCCCAGGGCCGGCTGTCGGGTTGGATCCTGACCCTGCTGCCCCCGGCGTTGGGCCTGGCCATCTGGTTCCTGGACCCGGCCTATCTGCTGCCCTTCCTGTCCGCCCGCGCCGGTCTCCTCACCCTGGTCTATGTGGTGGTGTCGCTGGCCCTGGGCTTTTATGTGATCCGCCTCATCATCCGGCGGACGGGGGGATAG
- a CDS encoding Flp pilus assembly protein RcpC/CpaB, which produces MAKPLEQLRESVRVNRWTIAALLVGALAIYATLQYVRSLAEARAAAARRAVPTAPVLVLRQAVAAYQPLTVSDVGVRRYPLALVPPGALHSPAALAGGYAAENLAAGTPLVGSEVFYPKSANVLAARIAPGDVAVDLPLGAQDVVDGLVAAGDRISIFSSVTTAAGQPEEVMIFNHLPVLGVNGSLSPTAPTPGNGETLILALPPAQVAKLLFAEQHGSLEVALDGPGPAAQPPAPYTLSQWQSP; this is translated from the coding sequence ATGGCCAAACCGCTCGAGCAGCTGCGGGAGAGCGTGCGGGTCAACCGTTGGACGATTGCGGCCCTCCTGGTGGGGGCCCTGGCCATCTACGCCACCCTTCAGTACGTCCGCAGCCTGGCGGAGGCCCGGGCGGCCGCCGCCCGGCGGGCGGTGCCTACCGCACCCGTGCTGGTGCTGCGCCAGGCGGTGGCCGCCTACCAGCCCCTGACCGTATCCGACGTAGGGGTCCGGCGCTATCCCCTGGCTCTGGTGCCGCCGGGGGCCCTCCATTCCCCAGCGGCCCTGGCCGGGGGGTATGCGGCCGAAAACCTGGCGGCGGGGACACCCCTGGTGGGCTCCGAGGTGTTCTATCCTAAAAGCGCCAATGTGCTGGCGGCCCGGATTGCGCCCGGGGATGTGGCGGTGGACCTGCCGTTGGGGGCGCAGGATGTGGTCGACGGGCTGGTGGCGGCGGGGGACCGCATCAGCATCTTCTCCTCCGTGACCACTGCTGCCGGCCAGCCGGAGGAGGTCATGATCTTCAACCACCTGCCGGTGCTGGGGGTGAACGGCTCCCTGAGCCCCACCGCGCCCACGCCCGGCAATGGGGAGACCCTCATCCTGGCCCTGCCCCCGGCCCAGGTGGCGAAGTTGCTGTTTGCCGAGCAGCACGGCAGCCTGGAGGTGGCCCTGGACGGTCCCGGACCTGCCGCGCAGCCGCCGGCGCCCTACACCCTCTCCCAGTGGCAGAGTCCCTGA
- a CDS encoding Methyltransf_25 domain-containing protein — protein MAKGWRWVLGAAAVLGAGFAALRVQGRRRPAPMAAGWERFFLDNPVRRRFFGPDRVLAVLGDVRDGRVGEIGTGVGVILEALARAVGPGGMVYGVDVQPQAVEMTRRRLARRVPEVPVEVAVADATRLPWPDAALDRVVMVAVLGEVPAARRPAVLAEVRRVLRPGGRLIVTEFWPDPHYIPEAALTRFLAEHGFQVRARHGETALVYSLAAEPAGGEPDGQA, from the coding sequence TTGGCCAAAGGTTGGCGCTGGGTGCTGGGCGCGGCGGCGGTGCTGGGGGCGGGGTTCGCCGCCCTGCGGGTGCAGGGCCGCCGCCGCCCGGCGCCCATGGCGGCGGGGTGGGAACGCTTTTTCCTGGACAACCCCGTGCGCCGGCGGTTCTTCGGGCCTGACCGGGTGCTGGCGGTGCTGGGGGACGTCCGGGACGGGCGCGTCGGGGAGATCGGCACCGGCGTGGGCGTCATCCTGGAGGCCCTGGCGCGGGCGGTCGGCCCCGGCGGCATGGTCTATGGGGTGGATGTACAGCCCCAGGCGGTGGAGATGACCCGCCGCCGGCTGGCCCGGCGGGTGCCGGAGGTCCCGGTGGAGGTGGCGGTGGCGGACGCCACCCGCCTGCCTTGGCCGGATGCGGCCCTCGACCGGGTGGTGATGGTGGCGGTGCTGGGCGAGGTGCCCGCCGCCCGCCGCCCGGCGGTGCTGGCGGAGGTCCGCCGCGTGCTGCGGCCGGGCGGGCGGCTCATCGTCACCGAATTCTGGCCCGACCCCCATTACATCCCCGAGGCGGCGCTGACCCGTTTCCTGGCGGAGCACGGGTTCCAGGTCCGTGCCCGCCATGGGGAGACCGCCCTCGTCTACAGCCTGGCGGCCGAGCCGGCAGGAGGGGAGCCGGATGGGCAAGCCTGA